The genome window TCGCTCAGTCCCGTCATCTGCGCGACTTCGACGGCGGTCCGCTGCTCGCCGTAGCACTGTTTCACCAGGAGCCGGTCCTCGTCGCTGAGCCGGCTGAGGCAGGTCTGGAGCCGCTCGCGCCGCAGTTCGAGGAGCTCCGCGGATGCCTCCCGGATCTGCGAGAGACGGCTGAGGTCCTTGGGAGGGAGGTTGAGCGCTCCGCGGTGCCTGTGCTGCTTGCGGAGGTAGGTCCGGGCCATGTTGTACGAGATGCTGCAGGCCCAGCTCCGGAAGTTGGTCCCCAGCTCAAACTTGTCGAACTCCCGCCACAGCGTGACGCAGGTCTCCTGCATGACGTCTTCCGCGTCGACGCGGTTGGGAACGAGGACGAGGATCGCTCCCAGGATGGCGTGATACGACTGCTGAAGCAGCCGGATGAACTGCTCGCGCCGCGCGCCGCTTTCGCTCGTTCCCGCGGCGTCGAGATCCGGAACATCCAGGGGCAAAGGGGAACCTCAGTCTCGTCTGGGTAGGTTCGCATTTCGGGGGTGGAGCACCCGCCGCGGGGCGGATCCGTTCCGCCGATCGAACGCGTGCGAACCTCGCGAGTCACAGGGTTATGAGCGTGCCCCGCCGAACCTGACAGGGATTCTGGTCCGGCCGCATCCGGACGCCTTGTTCGAGAGGCGTAACCTGCATCCTGCAGGGGAGTTGTGGCCCGGATGCGATTGCGGGAAATTTCGATGAAGACGGCCGGGAGCCGGTCGACTCCCCGGCGGGAATTGAGAGGGTTCGGCGAGCGTTGTGTTAATGGGGGTTAAAGCTGATGCGGGGTGTATGGCAGCGGAGCGTTCGGATGGACGGATGATCCACCGGGCAACGTGACCGGGGTCCAGGGGGTACCCCTGGTGGGGAGTGCAGAGGGGAGAAGCCCCTTTGCCCGCCGGAGGCCTGGCTCGTCGGGAACCATCGGAAGGAGCACGTGTCCAAGCGCGGGTAACGTGCCGCATGCACCCCTCACCAATCCGCTGGGATGGCAAAGCAAGCGGCGTGGCGTGAAGGAGTGCTCATAGCTGGTTCCACAAAGGGAACGTCCGTTGTGTACGACGGTTCCTCACAGGAGTGCCTCCGGCGGCAAGGGGTTGCCCCCTTGACCCCAGACTGCCGTGGCACGATGGGTTTGAGCAATGAAAGCCGTGCCGGCAAGGACGTGCTGAGAGGCAGCAGCGTCAGCGTCCCTCCTCGACCGACCTCCCTTGGCCGCGGTTCAGACTCTTCCGTCGGACGTTCCCTTCGCCAGCTCATACAGGAGAATCCCCGCCGCGACCGCCGCATTCAGCGAATTGACCCGGCCGACCTGCGGAATCGACACGCACTCGTCGCACAGCGCCAGGATCTCCGGCGCCAGCCCCCGCCCTTCGTTCCCGATGACCAGGCCCACCGCGGTCCCGCGCGGCAGGCGGTCCGGGGCCAGCGACCCCTTTTCGCTCGCCCCGATGACGGTCACGCGCTCTGAACGCAGCTCCGAGAGGAAGGCGGCAAGCGACGACGTCCGGGCGAGCGGAACGTGGTGGACCGCGCCGGCGGAACTGCGGACCATCTGGGCCGAGACATCCGCCTGGCTCGTTTCCCCCACGACCATTCCCCCGACACCGAGGACTTCCCCGCAGCGGACGATCGCGCCGAAGTTGAACGGGTCCTGGATCCGGTCAAGGATCACGAGCGGCCGCGTCCGGTCCCAGTCCCGCAGCAGCTCCGCGGTCGTCAGGTAGGGATAGGGAGGCATGCGGGCCGCGAGCCCCTGATGGTCTTCCGCGCCGGTCAGGCGGCGAAGATCGTCGTCGCGGCTGGGGACGACCGGGATGCCGCGGGTTTCGCAGACCTGAACCGTCTCTCGGCTCGCCTCGTCTCCCGCCCGCTCGGCGACGAGGACTTCATGCGGCTGCCAGCGGCCGGCCCGCAACAGCTCGAGGACGACGTTCCGGCCCCAGAGCCAGCATCGCTGATGGCTCCCCATCAGCCCCTTTCCGCGGCTCCGTGTCTTCTTTCCGCCGACCATTGCTGCTGATTCGTCCCGTTGTCTCGATCCGGTGGCCGGCCGTCGGCCGATGTTCTCGCGCCGCGTCACGCCGGGAAAGGAACCGGCCGCGAAAGGGCAAGGCGAAGCGGTCCTAACGCATTGCCGCTTCGCAACTTGACCCGTTTCTCCAGGGGTTCCTATACTCCTCCCTCGCGCTTCCGCGCCGTGACGCGAGGGGTGCGTTCCTGTTTTGGACGTCACGGGTCGTATGGTAGTGACTCCGGCCGGATTCCGCAGACGCTTTGCGGCATTTCCGAGGCGGGGCGAACGCGAGTCCTCATGAAAGCCGACGGTAACCCTCTCGCCCAGAACGAACTCGGTCGCAGGCTGACAACCTGGAGCGAGCGGATTGAGCCGCACACGAACAAGATCCTCGCGGGCCTGCTGGCGATCACGGTCGGCGTGGTGCTGGTGATGGTGCTCCGCAGGGCCGGGGCCGCCAACACCGCCAAGGTCTGGACCGAGTTCTACGAGTGCCGCACCGCAGCGGACTACGAGACGTTCGTCGAGGACTTCCCCGCCAGCCCGGCGACCTCCTGGGCCCGCGTCGAAGCGGCCCGGCAGCGGATGATCGACGGCTACCGGCTGTCTCTGACGAACCGGTCGGATAGCGTCAAGGGGCTCAAGAAGGCTCAGGAGCATTTCCGGGCCGCCCTTCAGGGGGATGCTCCTCCGGAGATCCGGGAGCGGGCGCTGGCCGGTCTGGCGATGGCCGAGGAAGCCCTGTGCAGCGGCGACACCAAGCCGGTCGTCGAAGGGTACAAGAAGCTCCTCCAGGAGTTCCCTGAGACGTACTACAAGAAGTGGGCGGAGCACCGCATCGAACTGTTGGGGAAGCCGGAGACGGGCGAGTTCTATGCCTGGTACGCCAAGCAGGACCCCAAGCCGACCGACCGCCCTGCCCCGCAGGATGGGCGCCCCATCATTCCGGGCATCCCGGGCGGCGGCGATCTGCCGAAGCTGGATGACATCTTCAGCTCCGACCTGATGAAGGAACTCAAGGAGCCGGTCAAGCCAGACTCTTCGAAGCCCGAAGCTCCCAAGACCGAGGCGCCGAAGCCCGGTGAAGAGCCGAAGGCGGATGCACCGAAGGCCGACGCTCCGAAAACGGATGCTCCCAAGACCGACGCTCCGAAAACGGAAGGGGACAAGCCGGCCGCCGCTCCCGAACTCCCGAAGCCGGAGAAGACCGACGCCTCCCCGGCGACGCCGCCGAAGGGCGAGGAGAAGCCGGCCGAACCCGCTACGGACGCGAAGAAGGAATAGTCCCGCGTCCGCTGACGGCTCATCGCTGACAGCGGACCGCTCCACAAGAGGAACGAGTTCCGTCTTGCGTGAAGACCGATTCCTCTCCGCCGAGCCCGCCTGATCCGGTCCCGTTGCCGCCGTCTTCGTTCTCCTCGGGGAACAACAGGCGGTGGGAGATCGCGATCGTTCTCGTCGCGCTCGTGATTCGCCTCGCCCTCGCCTGGGGGCTCCAGGGCTATCTCGACCGCCTTCCCGGGCGGCAGTTCCTGATCGAGGGGGACGCCAGCGGTTACTGGGAACTCGCACACAAGATCGTCCAGGGCGAGCCGTACGCCATCTACCACCCGCCGCGGGCCGTGCTGCGGATGCCCGGCTTTCCGGCCCTCCTGGCGGTTTCGATCTGGCTCTTCGGCGGCAGCCTGTTTGCCGCCCGGATCGTGCTGTCGCTCGTGGCGACGCTGGCGGTCTGGCTGACGATCCGTCTCGGCCGGACGCTCGTCTCGCCCCGCTGCGGACTCATCGCCGGCGGGCTGGCGGCGGTTTCCCCTGTCCTGGCGGGATTCGGGGTCGAGGTCCTGACCGAGACCGCCTTCGCCGCGACGCTGCTTGCCAACCTGTGGGCGCTGGCGGCGTTCATCCGTCGCGACCCCTCGGTGCCGACGAGTGTTGTTCGCGAGGCGGTCTGGGGCCTGCTGATCGGCGGCCTCGTGGCCCTCGCCTGTTACATGCGGCCGAGCTGGCTGCTGGCGGCTCCGGCGATGTCGGTCGCGCTCGTCCTCCTGCGGGCGCCGCGCGTCCGTTCCCTCGTCCCGGCGGCGGCGATCCTCGTCGGCTGCGGGCTCGCGCTGCATCCGTGGGCCATGCGGAATCAGCGGCTCACGGGGCACTACATCCCGACGACGCTCTGGATGGGGGCGAGCCTCTACGACGGCCTCAACCCGCAGGCGACCGGCGACAGCGAAATGAGCTTCTTCGACCGCGAGAACCTGCCCGGCCGGATGAGCGAGTACGACGTCGACCAGGAGTACCGCCACCGGGCGTGGCAGTTCGCCCGCGAGAACCCCGGCCGGACCGTGTGGCTGGCCTGGGAGAAGCTCCTGCGATACTGGAAGCCCTGGCCCAATGCGCAGCAGTTCGACCGCTGGTACCTCAAGCTGGCGGTGGCGGGCTGGTTCGTCCCGGTCCTCTTCCTGGCTCTCCGCGGCGCCTGGCTCCGGCGGCGCGACTTCTGGCTGCTGCTGATTGCGGGGGGGCCGGTGCTCTACTTCTGCGCCCTGCACCTGCTCTTCGTCAGTTCGTTGCGATACCGGCTTCCTGCGGAATATCCCCTGCTCGTTCTGTCGGCGATCGGCCTCCCCGGGGCCGCGGGGGAGCGTCGGACACCCGGTCTGACGGCCTGACGTGCCCCTCGGGCCGGTCGACGGAGGGGATGTTCGAATCGGGCAGGATCAGGACCCGGTAATGGTCCTTCCCCGCCTTCTTGACGGCATACATCTCGGCGTCGGCCAGATCGAGCATCAGGGCCGCGTGCCCCGGCTGCGGAAAGACGACCGCCCCGATGCTGAAGCTGACGTTCCAGCTCCGGGTGTAGGCGACCGCCTTGAGGCGGCTGTGGACCCGGGCGACCGTGGCATCCGCCGCCTCGGCCGGCAGTTCGGGGAACAGGATCGCGAACTCGTCCCCCCCCATCCGGCTGACGGCGTCGTAGCTGCGGACGGAGCCTTTGAGGATCTGGGCGACGGTCATCAGGAGTTCGTCGCCGGCAACGTGGCCGCGGGTGTCGTTGAAGGCCTTGAAGTTGTCGCAGTCGATGAAGGCGATCGTCACCGTTACGCCATTCCGTCCGCCGCGGTTCGCCTCGGAGCGGATGCGGTCGTAGAAGGAGTTCCGGTTGAGGAGCCCCGTGAGCGGGTCGGTCCCGGCGATGGCGTACGCCTCTTCAAAGCTCTGCCGCAGCCGGGCGACCGTCATGCCGAAGGCGGCGGCGACGGCGGCGCAGATGATCGCCGAATCGTGGTCGACGGCGCTCACGGGAACTTTGCCGGCGAGGACCGGCAGAAACCAGCCGGCGTAGGAGAGGAGCGAAAGGACGAGCCCCCAGATCCAGCCCCACACCCACGCCCCGATGGCGACCTGCGGCAGACAGAGTGCCACGGCGGCCGTCGACGCGCCGCAGACGGTTCCAATCAGACACGTCGTGACCGGGATCAGCGGCAGCGTGACCCAGACGATGGGGGACCACTCGCGGCGTTGCAGAGAGGGATCCGGCATGGATGTTCAGC of Planctomyces sp. SH-PL14 contains these proteins:
- a CDS encoding sigma-70 family RNA polymerase sigma factor → MPLDVPDLDAAGTSESGARREQFIRLLQQSYHAILGAILVLVPNRVDAEDVMQETCVTLWREFDKFELGTNFRSWACSISYNMARTYLRKQHRHRGALNLPPKDLSRLSQIREASAELLELRRERLQTCLSRLSDEDRLLVKQCYGEQRTAVEVAQMTGLSEDAIYTRLSRIRKRLYQCVNSFMRQSGDV
- a CDS encoding TrmH family RNA methyltransferase, which codes for MVGGKKTRSRGKGLMGSHQRCWLWGRNVVLELLRAGRWQPHEVLVAERAGDEASRETVQVCETRGIPVVPSRDDDLRRLTGAEDHQGLAARMPPYPYLTTAELLRDWDRTRPLVILDRIQDPFNFGAIVRCGEVLGVGGMVVGETSQADVSAQMVRSSAGAVHHVPLARTSSLAAFLSELRSERVTVIGASEKGSLAPDRLPRGTAVGLVIGNEGRGLAPEILALCDECVSIPQVGRVNSLNAAVAAGILLYELAKGTSDGRV
- a CDS encoding tetratricopeptide repeat protein, whose translation is MKADGNPLAQNELGRRLTTWSERIEPHTNKILAGLLAITVGVVLVMVLRRAGAANTAKVWTEFYECRTAADYETFVEDFPASPATSWARVEAARQRMIDGYRLSLTNRSDSVKGLKKAQEHFRAALQGDAPPEIRERALAGLAMAEEALCSGDTKPVVEGYKKLLQEFPETYYKKWAEHRIELLGKPETGEFYAWYAKQDPKPTDRPAPQDGRPIIPGIPGGGDLPKLDDIFSSDLMKELKEPVKPDSSKPEAPKTEAPKPGEEPKADAPKADAPKTDAPKTDAPKTEGDKPAAAPELPKPEKTDASPATPPKGEEKPAEPATDAKKE
- a CDS encoding ArnT family glycosyltransferase; this encodes MKTDSSPPSPPDPVPLPPSSFSSGNNRRWEIAIVLVALVIRLALAWGLQGYLDRLPGRQFLIEGDASGYWELAHKIVQGEPYAIYHPPRAVLRMPGFPALLAVSIWLFGGSLFAARIVLSLVATLAVWLTIRLGRTLVSPRCGLIAGGLAAVSPVLAGFGVEVLTETAFAATLLANLWALAAFIRRDPSVPTSVVREAVWGLLIGGLVALACYMRPSWLLAAPAMSVALVLLRAPRVRSLVPAAAILVGCGLALHPWAMRNQRLTGHYIPTTLWMGASLYDGLNPQATGDSEMSFFDRENLPGRMSEYDVDQEYRHRAWQFARENPGRTVWLAWEKLLRYWKPWPNAQQFDRWYLKLAVAGWFVPVLFLALRGAWLRRRDFWLLLIAGGPVLYFCALHLLFVSSLRYRLPAEYPLLVLSAIGLPGAAGERRTPGLTA
- a CDS encoding GGDEF domain-containing protein, with protein sequence MPDPSLQRREWSPIVWVTLPLIPVTTCLIGTVCGASTAAVALCLPQVAIGAWVWGWIWGLVLSLLSYAGWFLPVLAGKVPVSAVDHDSAIICAAVAAAFGMTVARLRQSFEEAYAIAGTDPLTGLLNRNSFYDRIRSEANRGGRNGVTVTIAFIDCDNFKAFNDTRGHVAGDELLMTVAQILKGSVRSYDAVSRMGGDEFAILFPELPAEAADATVARVHSRLKAVAYTRSWNVSFSIGAVVFPQPGHAALMLDLADAEMYAVKKAGKDHYRVLILPDSNIPSVDRPEGHVRPSDRVSDAPPRPRGGRSPTERAGDIPQEAGIATN